A stretch of DNA from Schistocerca americana isolate TAMUIC-IGC-003095 chromosome 3, iqSchAmer2.1, whole genome shotgun sequence:
ggtcgaagattttccccGCTTAGTGActaggtgctgtgttgtccttatcatcatcatttcatccccatcaacacgcaagtcaccgaagtggcgtcaaatcgaaagacttgcaccaggtgaccggtctacccgacgtgaggccctagccacaaggcatttccatttATTAGAGTGAAAGCTCATCGAGAGAGGCTTACAATAATGTAATCAACACCAGGAGTATACCATTTCTTAAACAAATCTTGGTATTAGCACTTGATACCACCCAAGAGCTGTGGACAAGTAGAGATATTTGCTTTGGGTATCCAGCTTCAAAGATGATCAGAACAGCGGAGGATAGAGGAGACTTAATGGATGTTCTCGAGCAGCAAGAATGCAGTGATGGGAAGAGTACATTGGGACTTCAGGATGACACCACACACAGCAGCACAACTGGCGAATGAGACATGTGTATTGTGATGCCCCTTGGCTGGACTCTCTTGTTACTCGTTTTGCAGAATATGTAAAGTGATGCTGTGCCTTAAATCTCCACCAGTAAGTAGGTTGTGTCTGTTCCATCTTTCAGTTAGAGCCTTCCAACTGTGTTGCTATAAAGATAGCAGGATACAAGAATACCGTAACTTACACTCAGTAACCAAagggtgcgttttattggcagggcacttagaaaatgtaacagacctactaaggagactgcctacactacgcttgtccgtccccttctaGAATACTTCtgggcggtgtggaatccttaccaggtaggactgagggagtacatcgacaaagttcaaagaaaagcagcacgttttgtattatcgcgaaatatgggacaggaggtgacagaaatgatacaggatttgggctgaaaatcattaaaagaaaggcgtttttctttgcgacggaatcatctcacggaattccaatcaccaactttctcctgcgaatgcgaaaatattttgttgactccgacctacatagggcggaacgatcaccgcgataaaataagggctatttgcggtggccaagcggttctaggcgcttcagtccgcaaccgcgcgaccgctacggtcgcaggttccaatcctgcctcgggcatggatgtgtgtgatgtccttaggttagttaggttaaagtggttctaagttctaggggacttacgacctcagatgttaagtcccatagtgctcagagccatttgaaccattagataaaataaatcagatctcgtacggaaagatataggtgttcattccttccgcgcgctatacgtgattggaataacagagaattctgaaggtggttcaatgaaccctctgccaggcacttaaatgtgatttgcagaatatccatgtagatgtagatgccctgaCATGGTGTCGAATGCTTGTACTTAACAATAtcatccgcccccagtagctgaatggcagtctgccttcggcggtgctacggcacgggcgtctgtttacgtccctgccggagaagttcgcgctcgcgcagttgtttgCCTCTTCAGCGTACTCgtgcgtttagacgactcgatatagaatggcacatgcataccgaaagtcgactctcaagattagtttttcgaatgaataagcgagaccgaaagcctacgaaatagaaaggttcctacgagacgaagttaaacttgactacaacgaacttatcggaatccacctctccatagtgagcagtgtcgtttacgtcaagctgattaacgatgcagtatgtgacagaatcatccgagatactaaacatggactcatatttcgtcactctgatggacatgttggagaagtaactattgatcatgcaggactgggcttacgaaacatacgtattttcgaacttcccttcgaggttccgtctgacttggtcgttgacgccttacgcccttatggaagagtgcttagccacgttgaggaaaaatggtccagcttcacgacttaccccgttctcaatggggtgcgtcaaatcagaatagaactgacacaacatgtaccctcgtacttgttcatcggcggatgcagagctatagtcatACACGATGGACAAtccaaaacatgctcaggctgcgggaaagagggccacgtccgctccgaatgtatgcagcggaggatagtgcaagttccaaacggcgaacccgtacctccgtccacgttgacgccgctgccactaaagtatgcggacgcgtttcgaacggatcccatcccgaagaatgaccagctacagaatcctgacagtttacggcaaccgactgcggcagagaccgcctccagtgacgaaacgacgcacacctctgccgttccggcgccgacgacgcacttaaccgagcggaaaggatcggtaggagaaatggaaattgatcctgctgttgtgccgacagctgctttcgtccctgagcaccgggagtcacttccgcactcggatacggaagcgcacacgcgcaaacaacgatcgccgaagcgccacaagaaacgacggctagcgccgtcggatacctgcttactgcagtccacggcagacgaacttgggtgtaacgtcgatacagtgcatccggatgcgcaacgggaggttctccctcccacacagcagtacgacgcgaatcatgccacacaggggttaaatacagacacaccggacggaaagccgacggaaggagtccctccacccaccgcagcaacgccacagccttcggtcagcccggccggagagacacgacgggagctggacctccagcacaggaactgggccgacgaatccgattCTGACCCCCACACTGACGACGCACCCgccatggcgagtgctgcgtccaccggatgttaaccgcgcagaagatgcagactgacgcacGGACAGCATGTCACTGGGCAGCAGCACACAAATTCACATAAGtgttcatgtgcgctttacgcactgaggaacagcggcaggcatatcgaacagcctctattaatattaatacaatcagaacgcctgtcaaattgcaattattacgagacatgttgcatgcgtcagacgtcgacatcgttctgctgcaggaagtatgtgttgagagcttccccgacctctatgagtacgatacgtacattacacctactaccgacggcggcagcggaacggcgatacttctacgtagcggcatagtagccgaggacgtggtgtacctgccgtcagcgcgaggactggcgctcacagtgctgggagtacgggtagttaacatttacgcaccgtcggggtcagacagacggcgcgaccgatcccgattttacgcagaggagattgcaacactattcttaggtcggtatgaacatgtcttatttggaggcgacttcaactgcgtgctcgcaccaaaagatcaacacccacgttatacttcgtgcccggagctgcggcaactcatacaggacatgaatctcattgatacatgggagaagatacatggcgacagacgtggatacacctacgtcacgagtcactctgcaagtcgtctcgatcgcatttacgtaacacgtcgtctcgaacctgcgatcctcgatgcggaattgtggcctgtcgccgtttcagatcacatagcatatatatgcacggtctcccagagtcgtcaacaagtgtggaggagtcgcagtgtttggaaactgaatacagcacaccttagggaacctgagtgcagacgcttagtcgaagacacttggaacgtgtgtgaacgacgcctcccgacatatccgacgacgttgcagtggtggctggaatgcgttaagcctgcattgcgtcgagcgttaaatgcatacggaagagagcagatgatgtggaggcgatacacgacggaattttatttcacgatgctccgcgaactttctgtacaagcaccttcacaggagcgtcgtgccggtataaaacgagcacaggcccaaataatttccataacgcgccgccgattggagggtgtcgcaatccgtgcaagggcctttgaacgagtccgtggagaatccccgtcgatgtatcacgttatcagagaaaaacaacgtagccgcagaaccttaatacagacggtcgtactgccagatggtcgccgcatgacaacgcaaaaagacattgccaacgctttcgtggaacactacggtcatctctaccaagaagcggaacacgatcaggcagcctttcatgaggtccgacgaacgctctccgcgtgtctcgacgagtcggccaacctggagttTACAGGTGAAGTCACAGTTGACGAagtaatggaagcgattgataagggagcgtcgcacaaatcgccggggcccgacgggtttccgttagagttctatcgtacatttaaagatctcatgattccacgatggactgccatgtactgcgaattgatgtctcccaacgtgactcttccaccctccttcgtggaaggaatgatcatccccatccacaaaccatctggcggcacagggatacaggcctaccggccactgacccttcttaattgcgactacaagatgtacgccaggatacttgcagcacgctttaaacgcgttaTACGCCAAGTGATGTCACTCGACtaaacccagctaggaggagctagcaatatacaaacggcactcagcgactaccgcgatgttatcgcactggcttcaacatgtcgtctccggggtgtattggtctcgatagacttcgatcgcgcatttgacaggctgagtcatgcttatctcacggacgtgatgacgaaaatgaagtttccggaaagttttgtcaccgtcgtcatgagactactccacggagccgcatccaaagtgctcatcgatggacgcttggtggggcccatcaccatctcacgatcggtcagacaagggtgcccgctgtcaacgatattgtatgccatcgctgtctagccgctgctttgcgggctccggaatcgactccaaggaatgacgataaggcacaacacgtttatatgccgaacatacgcagatgacctagtgtttgtagcacggtcaggcgacgaggcaagagtggccttgcattggattaatttgtattgtatggctacgggaagtcgcctggacatggcaaagtcaggagcgatgaacatcgggagaggactcccgacaggaagtatagcaccattacagccgatcaacaagatgaaatgcctaggaattatcttcactacagacgttcgacgcacggcggcactgagttacagacattttctgcaaacaattcgtgcgagtgtccgaagtcacaggttaagggcactggatatgatacaacgggtcacctttgccaacacttatctagcctctcgcatcccccacctggcacaagttcttcctatgccggtggtgttggcccgccgaatcctggcggcactaggatattttgtgagcacaggtctgctttttaaggtaggatacgaaaccctcacccttcctcgtagtcgtggaggtcttggactagtccacgtacgcgaccgagcagtggctatttatgtaaccacaatgataaagctGTGGACACGataccagacaagtctgacgggcagcttgatagacgaactcgctccaccttctcttTCGGCTCCagtagcggtggctcacatctcaccatcgcttgcccatatgcgaaccttctttgtggaacacagttatgtacatatggaactaccgactaccaggacggcgacggcacgtgatatatatcacatcttgactcgacgacggccgaaaaatgccgtagagcgccgccaaccaacagttacgtggtcagtggtatggcgtacagtgcactacccacaccttgatacgggaacgcgcgcactgtggtatcaggtggtaaatgggaaatacgtgactcgttccaggttgcatacaattcatatggcggacgagccactgtgtccgcagtgcaatgttagagacactgaggagcatcgcctgatatgcggtccttcggcggacgtatggtgtttggtcaaaaaaatgatcgccttcctccttcgggtggggccgcaaacaatagaaccacgcacactacttctcccagataggacatattatccccgaacgaagacaaacgcagtgacttggattcgaggtttgactgtgcgttatcttttccgagacggcagtaagaatgtgcttgacttttgggccttactacaggaacatcactcacagcttatgagacatccgagatatcgaacatattacgcaaatttttttgggagtgccttgcttgatcccccacccagttggggtgtcccgggtaggagaatgtaattattgtctataagtatcagaacaagaacggaccaggacagtggagaggatccacaacacacgtgaagacgtacccgacaccaacgcgaggtatgacgggattagggaggtacgcgcctaaaagaggaacgtagaacgttattgttttgtactgacagaagcaggatattttattttctttttttcactattatggaaaaaaaagtccacttatttacgtttcccagaagaattttattttataaagtcattgtattatatatttaaaaaaaatgctagaagcagtttatgtttgttactgttacaccaaaaaaaaaaaaaaaaaaaggtgccatgcgagcaggagatgccgggttcaagtccctgttgggGGCCAAATTTTAACCTGTCCccgtagaggaaaaaaaaaaaaaaagaggttagttaggtttaagtagttctaagttctaggggactgataaaaaaaaaagatggtagaacacttgcccgcgaaaggcaaagggtcccgagttcgagtctcggtcgggcacacagttttaatctgccaggaagtttcatatcagcgcacactccgctgcagagtgaaaatctcattctgggaactattAATTCATTTAGGTGAGTAGATATTAAAATACAAATGGTCGTTAGATacgcacttatacccctaacaccattcgcagttccttttttttttttctttttgttttttgcaaTACGTATTTCTTCTAGAAAACTTTAATTTGGGGGCATCACTACTCATGCTGCTAAAGCTGGTTTTCATATGAATGCTGTTTGATCATACTATAGTACTTATTCCTGTGTTGTAGAAGGCACTGTGCATTGAATTTTGGTTGACGCAGTGAAGCATAGTGATGCTGGTAAGAATTCGTTAGCAAGGAAATAAACATTCGGTTAAAAACTGCTCATTTCACCCCATTTTCTAATCATGAGTTTAATATGTGTTCTGTGAGCTCACTGACGCTATTATTATCCATTTTAATTATTTCCTCTTGCATAAAGTATTAATAAACTAATTGCCTGaattcatatttatttaataatgtacgattattttttgaaataaataGAATTATGTATTGCACGTTTTTAAGCAAGGTATCTTGAAACAATGTCCAATGTTCCGTCCCAACAATTAAATGGTtgaaactaacaataaaaaaaaaatggtcagcgtgacggattgtcaatcgactgggcccgggttcgattcccggctgggtcggggaattttctccgcccagaaactaggtgttgtgctgtccttatcatcatcctattatcttcatcgactgcaggtcgccgaagtgacgtcaacttcaaagaccggcacccggcgaacggcctgccaaatggggggccctagccatacgattaaataaataaacttgacAATATCGGAACGTCTAAATTACAGTAGCGTAGTGTAGCCATCGAATATCATTAGCTGGGGTTAAGAATAGTAAAACAAGTCTTCTGTAGCTGCaacatataaatttattttattaaatagtTAAATCTGGTGGTAGTATTTGAAGTGCTCTCCCTCTTGTGCAGGGGTCGGTCGTGATGCGAGGTCCGGTGTTATGCTTGACGGAGCACGCGTCCGTCTAGCCGTGGTGGCCGTGCCCGCCGTATCCGTAGCCGCCGCCCCCGTGGCCGTAGCCGCCGCCCCCGTGGCCGAAGGCGGCGTCGTGGGCGTTGACGGCGGCGTCGCGGGCGTGCGTGTGCGCCACGGCGGCGAGGTGGGCGGCCCTGTGGGCGGCAACCTCCACTGTGTCCTGCACGTAGCCGCCGGGGCCCACGGCGATGTGGGCGGGGCCGAAGGAGGCGTAGCCGGCGTGGATGCcgtgtccgccgccgccgcctccgtgtCCGCCCCCGTATCCTCCGCTGAAGCCGCCACCGTACCCTCCGCTGAAGCCGCCGTGACCGCCTCCAAAGCCACCGTGGCCGCCACCGAGACCCACATACCCGGGCCTGGCCGTGGCAACAGCGACGGCGGCTACAAGGAACACCTGCAACGGGTAATGGCTTAGAGTCATCCGCTGAACTAGTGCAACAGTGCTCCGCTTCAGTGCTGTGCGATTGGAATGAAGAGCTGCTAGTTGAggggggtaggacgttaaacgggccgacctggagcaggagaggcatcacaggacattttaatttccactgactatatttttacaaataaattcataaaactttgtcagcatgaccatgaaggattcagaatttacactcacagcagtgcaagttcgaaaacataacaaaataaattttttttacatgtgaaatttcatcatttttttcacttactaatggcagcatttgttgctataggtacacttttcttcataagtaagagagattcttcgatgaattttgcacagcatacacacCATACTCAAAGgggtatgaaactccagaattttacatatctattaaaaactgtggtaaaaattgaggtaattcactagaaaatttgtgtttttctaaacatgaagtctaaaatataacagctcattcgttttttcataaattaaataaattctagagcttcatacacttgtgagtatggtttgtatgctgtgcaaaattcatctaagaatctctttaacttatgaagaaaagtgtacctatagcaacaaatgaagccattagtaagtgaaaaaattatgaaatttcggccgtaaaaaaatgcactttcttatgttttcgaacttccactgcaatggatgtgaatcctgaatcctttatggtgttgctgacaaagttttatgaacttatttgtaaaagtatagacagtggaaattaaaatggcctgagatgcctctcctgctccaagtcgacccgtctgacgtcctacaccccttaaCAGAATACACAGCATGtccttctgaatggagagaagtcatcagtGTGTTGGTCGTTCTTTCTCTGCTTCGAACATTGTTGCCATAAGCACGTCACAAACATTACGATCTGACGTTTTCCGCACTGCCACGATTGCACCACTAAGTGGAGTATCCCTGTCAGTGCAGAGTGTCCACAGTTGAGTGCCTGAGCTGCTACCTGGAGGAAATAGGCATTAATGGATTGCTCTTGCCTCATGTACCTGGTCGTACGAAGCAACCAAAAATTTATTGGGTCTACAACTTCGCCTCCGCCGTTTTGcagtagacggcagtagcggcaagtcgGGTTCAGCTGGTTGGTCATAGTGTAACACAATAAGCATAGAGACcagtaaacataatgccataaaaatattagtcgatttatggttgcatcataaggttactcaggacgaagtggccgagcggttaaaggcgctacagtctggaatcgcgcgaccgctatggttgcgggttcgaatcctgcctcgggcatggatgtgtgtgatgtccttaggttagttaggtttaattagttctaagttctaggcgactgatgacctcagaagttaagtcgcatagtgctcagagccatttttgcctgcctcgggcatggatgtgtgtgatgtccttaggatagttaggtttaagtacttctaagttctaggggactgatgacctcagtagttaagccgcatagtgttcaaagccatttgaaccataaggttACTCTTGATtaacgtacccatttctcgccatttgcgggaagttttaattttctgctttaacatgaataaAGCTGCGGCTATGGCTCTTAAAATTCTGGGTAACACCAATAGTGAGGGGACTATTagcggaagaacgtgcagagaatgttttcaacgccataagaacggtgattttgatatcGAAGACCGGCACGGCGGGGAAGACAggacgttttcgtagctactgaaaaaaaagaagacagtcacaggacatcattatcgaaagcaattgatgcgctCGAGCCTAGAACTGAAACACAAACGGTCACAATACagtgatagacacgtaaaggtaattttgtaacaagtcagtgctcgaccccatgtagcaaacccgtcaaaatatacatcgaaacgttgaaatgagaagtcctatccctcccgccgtattctccatacgttgctctctctctgactaccaccttttccgatcagtggcatacagtctggccgACCAGCACTTTTGATCATTTGAACAAGTGCAGaactgaatcgattcatggatccccacaaaagacgcccagttctcccGCCAGGGAATTCGTATGCTAACCGAAAAACGGGAGgctgtagtggccagcgatgggcagtaCTAAGAATCATAATTGTTTTGCAAGTTTTTCACTATAAAAATCCAAACTTCGAGAAGAAAACGGCCGAAGCATAGTTGTAGACCTAGTAGTATTTGTGATAGCTCTAGTTGTTAGTGTGCAAATGACATGAATTCTGATCTAATGCT
This window harbors:
- the LOC124606779 gene encoding cold and drought-regulated protein CORA-like; this translates as MKTFLVFLVAAVAVATARPGYVGLGGGHGGFGGGHGGFSGGYGGGFSGGYGGGHGGGGGGHGIHAGYASFGPAHIAVGPGGYVQDTVEVAAHRAAHLAAVAHTHARDAAVNAHDAAFGHGGGGYGHGGGGYGYGGHGHHG